The stretch of DNA agTCAGTTCCCACTTCTTCATAGTCTTTCTCCAGGGCAGCCAGGTCCTCTCGTGCCTCTGCAAATTCTCCCTCCTCCATGCCTTCACCCACATACCAGTGCACAAAAGCTCTCTTGGCATACATCAGATCAAACTTGTGGTCAAGCCTTGCCCAAGCCTCTGCAATGGCTGTGGTGTTGCTCAGCATGCAGACTGCTCGCTGAACTTGGGCTAGGTCTCCACCAGGAACTACTGTAGGAGGCTGATAGTTGATGCCAACCTGGAAACAGGAATATGAGAGAAGGTTGTAAAAAGGCAAGAACAGAAAGCAGTCAGAGCTGAAAAAATGTGAGTAAAGTTACAGATGCTGGGGTAGAGTGGTGCCACTATAAAAACTACCAGATTGCAAATGCCATAAAAAATAATGTCATAAACAGTATGATACATGGTCACTTTAAGGTCTATATTAGTCTTCTGTTTAATGTACACTGGCAACTTCGTAGATTTCTTAACAGCTACGAAACACTGAACATACACTTTCACCAAGATACTCTATAGCAACTAATACAGAAAGTTGCTTCCCAGTTAAAAGTTTTCACTCTTAAACCAGCTATTTGTATGACAAAAGTTTTTCCACTGCTAATGTCTGTATTATTGCTGAAATTATGTTTCGCAACACTGCTATGTAGCCAGTGGGAAGAGGCTGTATAATACTTCTGTGTGAGAGGGTTAACGGACAGATTCCCTAATATCAGCATTTCCTTTATTGATTGTATCATTTTTGGTATTTCCTTAATTTTAGATGTTGCTTCAGAGGGAACACTCACTGGCTTTTCCAAAATTCAGGTCTGAAATGAAtacctttttaaattttaactcaCATACCCTTCAGATTTCCACTTACGTAAATATTTAGGACCCTTTGTCAATGGGTTGTCCAAAGGAGAAAGGGCACATTTTATACAAACATATCTGTCGTATGTTCCTTCTTCTCACAAGTGGAAAATATACAAGATCTAAAACACTAAATACAAGTTTTCTGCTAGATTGAACTTGCCCTTTAAAGAGAAGTTCATGGCAGCCATACTCACCTTGAAGCCTGTTGGACACCAGTCAACAAACTGGATAGTTCTCTTGGTCTTGATGGCAGCAATTGCTACATTGACATCTTTGGGAACTACATCACCACGATAGAGCATGCAGCAGGCCATGTACTTCCCATGTCTTGGGTCACACTTCACCATCTGGTTGTTGGGCTCAAAGCAGGAGCTGGTGATTTCAGCCACCGAAAGCTGCTCGTGATATGCTCTGTCAGAGGAGATGATGGGGGCGTAGGTCACCAAGGGGAAATGGATGCGTGGGTAGGGCACCAGGTTTGTCTGGAACTCTGTCAGATCCACGTTGAGGGCACCGTCAAAGCGCAGCGAGGCGGTGATGGAAGAGACAATCTGGCTGATGAGGCGATTGAGGTTAGTGTAGGTGGGGCGTTCAATGTCCAGGTTTCGGCGGCAGATGTCATAGATGGCTTCATTATCCACCATGAAGGCGCAGTCTGAGTGCTCCAGGGTGGTGTGTGTGGTCAGGATAGAATTGTAGGGCTCCACCACAGCGGTGGAGACCTGAGGAGCTGGGTAGATGGCAAACTCCAATTTGGACTTCTTTCCATAATCCACAGAGAGGCGTTCCATCAGTAAGGAGGTAAAGCCAGAGCCAGTACCCCCACCAAAGCTGTGGAAGATCAGGAATCCTTGCAGTCCAGAACAGGCATCAGtctagaaagcaaaagagaaagaataggGGCTGAAGAATGAAAAGACTTCATCTACTGCATGAGCTTATTCTGAGCTAAAGGAGAGAGCAATCATCAGAAATATACAGCATATATTTCATGTTGGGTTTTCTCGAGAAAGGGCTGGTGATAATCCTGTCCTTTGCTTTCCTCACTGGCTCAATTTATGGCATAAAAATCAGACTCTTATCTGTGGAGCTTCTCTCTCTGAACATCATACATCTTTTAGTTTTTCTAGCTGAAACCAGCAGTGTAGAACTGTCTAATCCACCCTTCTATATCAGTATTGGTGCTCTAGGGCTGTGCTAATAATGAAGAATTACATATTCAGAACCACTTTTTAAGAATACCTGGAGGTACACAGCTGGAAGTGAACTACTGAGCTTCTCTCTCTTGGACTAGTAATGATGCCTCTGTATGTCTTGTAATCTCTTTTCTGAACCATTGGTATCATTTGTAGTTACAAGCTACCTGTTCTGcacttctttcttttgcagaattcaaactgctgtttcaaaactACTGGGACTTACCAGCTTACGGACACGATCAAGCACCATATCAATGCTTTCTTTGCCAATGGTGTAGTGGCCACGGGCATAGTTGTTAGCTGCATCTTCCTTTCCAGTGATCAGCTGTTCTGGATGAAAAAGTTCCCGGAAGGTACCAGCCCGCACTTCATCTGAACAAGAAAGAGAAACTGTAAAAAGCTGCATGTCTGTGCTCCAGTGCCAACAAGTTCTGGTTGTTGTTGGCATTGATGCGAGCTTTCAGACATGGGAGGTCATGACCCCTAAAACCAGATGCTGATGGAGAAGGGAACTGTCTCCTAAGAATTTTTTCATTGTTGCATTCTGCTGATTTATGGTGTGACTTGTATCCAACCACAGAAGTTGTTATCTTCTCATGAACTTTTCAGCTGTACAGCCTGTACCCACAAGAGGACAAGTCACCAGAGAAAAAGTGTGAAGAAAATCAGGTTCCCCCAGGTGCCCCAATTTTTAGAAATCCTTCTATTCCCAGAGGGAAACTGTCAGGCTCCCACTTTGAATCCaaactggagaaaagcagaattcaaatgACAAAAATGCCACaataaacaaacccaaaagtTAAATGTTTGTGCAAAGAGAAGTCATACAAGCCATGTGTACTAGCTATTAAACTGCTGGGGATCCTGCCGTTCCTATGTTTATAACACCTATGACAGAATCTGGCATTCTGTGTCAAAAGAAAATTTCATACTATCTAGTTATAGACCAAGATACAAAGGGTGTGCTGCATTGTACCAGTGGAGACTGGTGGCACACCATGGTGATATTAGGAAGAGTAAGCTCCTCTCCATTTTCCACATTTATTTCTATACTGACCTACTACAGTTGGTTCCAAGTCCACCATTACAGCCCGTGGCACATGTTTCCCAGTGACTGTTTCGTT from Harpia harpyja isolate bHarHar1 chromosome 6, bHarHar1 primary haplotype, whole genome shotgun sequence encodes:
- the LOC128143476 gene encoding tubulin alpha-4 chain isoform X2, translated to MRECISIHVGQAGVQIGNACWELFCLEHGIQPDGTFKDLHDQLNYDDSFTTFFNETVTGKHVPRAVMVDLEPTVVDEVRAGTFRELFHPEQLITGKEDAANNYARGHYTIGKESIDMVLDRVRKLTDACSGLQGFLIFHSFGGGTGSGFTSLLMERLSVDYGKKSKLEFAIYPAPQVSTAVVEPYNSILTTHTTLEHSDCAFMVDNEAIYDICRRNLDIERPTYTNLNRLISQIVSSITASLRFDGALNVDLTEFQTNLVPYPRIHFPLVTYAPIISSDRAYHEQLSVAEITSSCFEPNNQMVKCDPRHGKYMACCMLYRGDVVPKDVNVAIAAIKTKRTIQFVDWCPTGFKVGINYQPPTVVPGGDLAQVQRAVCMLSNTTAIAEAWARLDHKFDLMYAKRAFVHWYVGEGMEEGEFAEAREDLAALEKDYEEVGTDSFEEENDGE